The Hippocampus zosterae strain Florida chromosome 20, ASM2543408v3, whole genome shotgun sequence nucleotide sequence TTCACGCACCCCACgtgagcgcacgcacacacacgcgcattgCAGAGGAAGGACGGGTGAGGAGGGGAAGGTGTCattttctaaaaatgaaaaagttttgatgatgatggtggtggcgacagttggggaaaaaatgcgCATGTCTCGGCTCTCCAGCTGCCATCCTCATGaaaacaatacagtacagtaaaagTTTTCTTCTTAAAAAGTAGCTTCCTTCCACTCCCATGTTGTGCGCATGAACATTAGCATCGCTATTCAAACAAATAATTTCGAAAGGAGATTGCAAGTTCAATCCAAATTGTACTTGATCAGGTCTTAAAAATTGCATGCCAAATGTCATGTGCTTCAACGTGAACCATACCCGGTTCTAGAACCATGACGAATGCAACAAATGATCCAGAACCGGCGATCGTGTAAATGCACCGCGTGCCGTATGGCAGTGACGGGAAGGAAAGGGAATCGAGTTTCACGGGAACGGAATCGAGCGAGAGCAGATTAGCAAACACTCATGAGCCATTAGCTGCGAGCGGCCGTTACGCCACACCATAATGGAGCCGTGGAACCGCCATCTCGGATCGCAAGAGCGATCGATCGGATCGCGTTTCACGAGACGGACGCCCTCGCGGCAGCTCttacacgcacgcatacactcGCGGGAAGCGTTGACTTCCTGTTGTAGCAGGAAGTCAAGAAAGTGAGCGGAGCTAAAGCCACCGGGGCCTGCCGGGGATCATCAAAGTTCAAGCGGAGCACTTAATAAGCAATTAGCACTGAGAAAATGGCggctttattcatttttaagcaTGCCTGCGCGTACGCACATAAACCGATCACAGGACCAAAAATGGCTCCCAACTTGAGTTCTTTTGGGTAAAGTGCAACATGAGCATGCTgggattcgtgtgtgtgtgtgtgtgccttgatCTCTATGGTGGAGGTGCACAATTGCATCATGGAGACATCAATTAttcaacacatgcagacatgaCATATAGCACATTCACTCGTTGAGCGCACGTTGAATAATTGAGTGGCACCGGCGGGGCGAGCGACACGCGGGATGAatgaagaaagagagagagagcgagagagagagagagagagagagagagcgcgactGAGCCGGCCCCCGATCCTGTGGAGTATTTCAGGAGCGGAAGGCGGAGCTTGTGCTTCCGCCTGGTTTACCGCCACACGGAGCGCACGCTAAGCCAACAGGAAGTGCGTGCGGTTCACCACCAGATACAGCGCGAGGCCGAGACGCAGCTGGGCGTCGAGGGACGCTACTGAACCCGCCCTTGGTCAATCTGTCCACTTTTGCTGATCGTCACAATGAAGTATCAGTTGGTATCAAAACATTGGCGCTCATGTTCTCGTTGAAGATGACAACTTTTAAAGCCAGTAAATGTTTCCAAATAAAACATCACAAATATATCAGCTgtcctgtgtttgtttttgagtgCTGTGATGAGTTAGCCTTTGCCAGCTCACAGAGAGGTTTACTCCCAAGGCTCAATCTTCAGAATGTTCATTTTGACGGTGAAGGGGAAGAGGAGGTCCAATCGCGCCATGAGCAACAAGGAGCGAAGCTCAAAAACAAACGGGAAGTCCGAGATTGAAAGCCGCAGGCGACCGCCTTTCGACCGCCACAAAGCTAGCATCAAGCTGAAGCTCGCGGTGAGCTCATGCTCATGACCGGCTCGTTGTCACAAAAAGTATCTTCATCATTTTTCTCTGTCTTATTTCAGCCACTGCCATGTCCCGTTCACGTGGCGATGCGCGGATGACCGATCTGTTTCATTTGGGCTCCGCGGTTAACAAATCTTCGTTGTGCGTGTGTTGCTGTGGAAACGATGCCGGGCTGCATGGGCGTAGCCTGGGCTCGTTGTTGTTGTCTCGTCGTGACTTAGCTTGTGAACATGTGTCACATGTTTCAAAATAGGAAGGTTTCAAGAAGCTTGCCGACACCCTGCCAAGCGCACTTCACATTTCCTGTTAAGACAGGAAGCTCGGTGCCGCGGCAGCCCGGTGCTTTCTGATGGGGCTCCCaaaaggggggggcggaggCGCTCTTATTTTAGCAGCGACCCACTTTTACTCCTGAGCTACACACTTGAAAATGTTTgacgaaaaataaataaacaggaaacattttcacattGGCAGTGTGcctcaaaaatgacaaaacaaaagctttGATTGAGTCCTGCAACGAACAACTATTTCAATCATTGATGAATGTCTTGCTTAATTTTGGGTAATTGATAAAttgggttgattttttttcaagtctatTTCTGAACTAAAAAAATTTGACAGGccccaaaagtgtgtgtgtgtaactgaaAGCTCAGAATCGATTGTGAAGCAAGCAAATGACATTCCTCCCATTAGAATtaattctctttctttttttaaccttgtaGGCGTCAATTTTCTCCCTCCATAGTCCAGCCATGTATATAATTTGCCTGCTATTTGCCAGTGAGATAGGCCCCGCATTAACACGATAGCAGCCAGACGTCAGGAATATACAGGTTAGCTTCGAAATTAGCATGCCTGGTGACCTTGTGAGTTGGGGCTCAAACATTGCAGGTCACTGCTAGATTACGGCTAACACATGCTAAGCGAATATAACCAGCGCCTGTTCTTAATTGCCTCAACATCAATGTAGAAAAACAGCAGCAACTTACACACAGATAATAGAATCGGCATTGTCTTACTCCTCTGTAGCCAAAAGAATTAACCTCATTAACCTCACAGCTCCGTACGGAATTGTTTCTTCTTCCCTCGGATACCTTCTGTTTTCTATTTGCACGCGTGCACCACACTGCCTCGAAGTGGTCACCGCCGCACAGCCTTGGCGTCATCATCGCGCGGCAAACCTCATCATCAGGAAATTCTTTTCCAACCCTTTTAATcggcgatgtgtgtgtgtgtgtgtgtgtgtgtgtgtgtgtgctgggggGCACGCCCGCGCTGACACGTCTACTTGTGATATGAACAATGGATTTCTCGTAAATTTGCGTACGTGTGttggaggataaaaaaaagaggccGGGTAAATGGTTTCAAAAACGGAATCAtcaatttttaaatataaaacattaaagAATAATATTAAGAAAGTATTAACATTTGCCAAAAGTGAGGTcaataaaatgtgtcatttttagaTCGCTGGAGTGTCTTTTTAgtgtctttgttttctttcgttctttttttcttcgttgCCGTTTGCTGATATTTTGAATAAATTCATGTTCATGTTGCTCTTTCTGAGAATAAATCATTTTGTGTCCTTTCGTGCCGTGCTCACTGACTCTCATTGTTGTCCAGAATGGTTGTAAACGTACGATTGTGATGATTTTCCTTTGACTCTTTCCATCAGCATTTCAGATCAATCGATTCATCTCGAACGTACGCTTTCCAAGGTGAGGAAATTCTTGTTCTTTGGAATGCCATAACGAGTGCAGCAGACGCCTGCAGGGCGTGGTCGCGAGTGGGTTGAGGCCAGGAGAACTCTCGCGGGACTTTCCACATTAATATTTCATGAGCGCCTTTCTTCTGCAGGCCTTAATTGCGTCTTCAATTATTCAGCAGCCTCGTTTCCAGGAATTAGTCGGCTCCCTCCGAGACGTTCGCATGTGGTCcccaaaagtcattaaaaaaatatgtgtttgttgttgggttgttgtcttttttttgtcaaatcggATTTCAATTTGAGTATTTTGCCTTCACCTCATCTGTCAATAAAACAGCGAACTATGTGTCGCCAATGATTTTGTGCTCACACACGCGCATCCCAAAAATCATACACCTGCAAGCCACCCATCTATCTAtcaaatatgtgtgtatatatatttgtttttttatcatttccttttttgggaCCGATTTCTAGTGTAACGTTTTCATAAAAAGAAATGTGGGctgattgttgaaaaaaatgtcccccgccccccaattcCCGCATTCTAAAAAGCACGCGGGTATGCACAGCCTGCTCGGCGTACTGTCAATGCTCGATTGTCTGCAAATGGGCGAGCCGCGCAGCAATCTCACGGAGGACTTTTGCCGTTTGGGCAGCTGAGGCCTCCTCGTCTTTATTCTGCACCTCTTCATCTTCAGCCACCTTTTACGCAATGATGGCGCGAGCAcgcgagagagagggagagagagagagagagagagcgagagacagagagagagagagagagagagagagaccagacAGATGGAGTGACGTCCCAGACTTCCTTTCAAACAGTcgtgttttattttgcactaaATATTCTTTTCTGAAATTTCTATGTTCATTATAAGTGGAATAAAGTCTCGATGataaatcttattttgtctTTCTCGGAAGAACATCATAAATCCTTATAaattattttgatgatttttggaATGATTTGTAAAAATTGCgagcaaacaaacagaaaccAACAGAGATACGAATATGTAATTATaattattgtgattattattcaaCATTATTACTTGTTATTTATTGGAGCACAACAGTCTTGATGAATGCTTATTGATCAGTCGATTGACTAGACCAATACTGGCCATGATGTCGTGGTGGTattgctcttttgtttttctatttttgccGCCATCACAAACGTAACAACGGTAACGCTAAACTTTCTACTcacgtaccaaaaaaaaaaaaattcaggaaaCCAGCACAAAGAAAACTTCAAACCTCTTTGCTAAAAGATTAGGAACCTGCAAGCACATGGGCGTGGACGCAAAAGCGCTCAAATGTTAGAACGCAAAACATTGAAACGCTAAAACGTTAAAACgatgaaaagtgaaaacaaaactcTGAAAACAGTAAATGGTAAAATGCTGGAATGCTAAAACGTAaacactaaacatgaaaacacaaaaatgttaacGTGCAACACGTTAAAGTGTATTAGCACCCAAAACATAAGAACCCTAAACGTTAAAATAGGACAAGGTTAAAACGCGGAAATGTGAAGAATTCAAACCTTCATCCGGCGAAAATCCACCGCATCGACATCACAAAGGACCATGAGCTGACGCAAGACAAGAGCTGTGCTAAAAGTCACACGTTGCCCTCCTCGGTTCAACACTCAGCTGCAGCCGATGACCGTTAGCCACGCAAATCCTCGACAAAGTGTTGAACCCCAACTTAGCCGCATTGAGAAAACTCATTCACAAAGACATTCGTTGGCGCAAGTCCACTCTGGTTAGCCTGAGCCCATGTTAACGCAAAGGTTTGGATTCGCAGCTCTACGCTGAATGGGCGTAGCGCCAGGCCCACGTTTGTGCTCATGTCCTAAAAAGGCTGAGAAGGTGACACGTGTCACGGTGTCACGCAAGTCAGCATCACTCACTTCCAGCCCATGGGTGTCCACAAACTTTGGCTGTTTTGGACATCAACCAAgggccactgaaaaaaaaacaacaaaaaatggctgTTCTACAGAGCAGTCGGGTGCGGGCAAAGACCTTGGAACTTGGGCTAACCCATGTTCAAGTGCAAAACATGATGGCGCCAAAACATGAAAAGAGTGAAAGATTCAAATGCTGACTGGCTGGAATGTTGAAGCGCTTCAAATTGGCAACAGCGGAAGGTCCCAGAAGTGCCTTTCCACAAACCAGGGTGGGCTTCCCAACACAGCcaaagaagggagtgagagagagaaaaagctaGCTCGCAAGCTAGCTGCTAAAACTATATTGCAGGGGGGGACAATTTGCTGCTTTTGGGACGGGAATGTTGTGCCCGCCCGGCGCCCGCTCAGCGACGACATCATTTTGAAAAAGTCCTGCGACGTCTCAACCGAATGTCCTCGAAGTTTCACCAAGCGTCATGACGGGTGGCGGGGTTGGACCAAGCGCCGAGAAGGCAGAGGGCAAACGCGGGGCTCCGCTTtccactttttggggggttggggggggattcCGGGTGAGTGGGCGTCTCTCCTAAAGGGCCAGCAGCCAGGTCAGCAGGCTGGGCAGCAGGACCAGGAAGGCCCTTGCCGGGCCCCGCCCGGAGGGGGCGCCGTTTCCCCCGCCGCAAAGTTCAAACAAACTCCCGCGAAAATCCAGACTGCGAGATTCTTTCTTGAGTTTCTCCCAAAGGTCGCTGGCGCCTTCCTGGCAGTCGGACAACGCCGTGCTGGCGCACGAGTGGAAGTCATCCCAGTAGCTGTCGGGGAACAAGCACAAGGggtaaaaagcaaaacaaaaagtcacatgCATTCCACATGCGAGGTGcgctcttttgtgtgtgtttccaaaCTCAAGTGGGAATAGCGTGAGCAAGAATCAAGTTCTTCCAAGTGCCACATCGACGCAACATCGTCCTGtctgttttcgaccaaaaagcGGCTCAATGTCACCAGGCATCAGAAGGGAAAGACAAGAAAAGTCAAGTCGTTTTGCGATGAAGGGCCTTTTGGGCAATGTCTGTCGGGGTTGCGTGTCAACGGTTCAGCGTTTGGACCTTTTTCACATTCAACGTTGTTTGAACACGTTTGCCTTTTGAGTGGCCCTTTTGGAACAAAGTCCGATCTTTTCTTTTGTCCCAACGCTCTCGGAAGATTGACACTAGACCCTCCGAAACCCTACAGCACAGAACGTGTGTCTGCATACTGTTGAGAAGgccttctcgttttttttttttttttgtccggggAAAGAGGGCCGCAGCTCCACGTGAGAGCAACGAGGCGCGCGATCGCCGCTTGCCCTCCGACCCGGCCGCGTTCACGCTCCCAATTAgcgcgcgtgtgcatgtgcgaggAGGCGTGTTAAGCGCTTCCACCCGCCACGCCCCCTGCTGCGATCAAGCTGACATATTGCGCGGGTGCCTGCGCCATCTGGAGTGGGCGTGTCGCCCTCATCaaagtgtgtttaagtgtgGCGGAGGACACAAAACTCCGCCCCCACGCGTGTCTCGCGCAAACATTTGGCCTTTGAAGCCGCAGGGGGCGGAGCTCATCTCCACGGCCGATTAGCGGCTTTCGCGGGAGCAACCGTCACACCCCCGTTTGCACGAGGCAACGCTCCCGTGGAACGAGTTGGCACAACCGAGAAAAAGCTCTGAGGTTTGCGGGAGTGAAATGCCCAAAACAAGGCGCTGGGCTCGCCTACACGTTTCTCGCCAATGGCTCGCACATGCAACCTTTGCGCTTCGATCCTCGCTTTCCATCAAATGTGTGTCTTTGGAACCAAATGCTGACATTGGAGGCGCACTTGCGGATCCATGAAGGACTCGCTGGCGCCTGACGGATTGGCGACCGCTTTGACCTCGGATGACCTCAAATGACCTCGCTGAACATTTCCCCAATTCCCATGAAAGCGGACGGacggtctttttttcttttgcctttgaCAAGGAGACATTTGCGACTACCCGCTCGCGCTTTGGAAAACAACGCGCGGGCTCCCCCAGCGCAATTTGTCGATCGTTGGAAAAGCGCTCGGCCAGATGAATCGCTGAGAAGGCGTGCTCGGCGCTGGCGCGGCTGCCCCGCGCGGGACTCTTACGTGCAGATCTTGTGCAGGTTCTGCTGGTCGTCGAGGTCGGCGGGGTAGTTGGCCATGTTGTCCCCCAGCTGCAGCAAACAGTCGGAAAAGCCTTTGAAGACGGCGTCACAGCGGGCGGAGCTCACCAGCGCCGACTGCGGCAGCCAACCTGAGGCCGGGCGAGAGCACAACAACGGCGCCGGCGTGAGACCGAGTTGCGTCGACGACGTCGAGACCGCACGTCGCCCGATGCCGGTGCGTCTCTCGATCCCGACGGTCGGTCACACGTGGCCGGAAAACcatgaaagacaaaaagggCCTCCACACCCCTACTCGTCCCGACCAACGACGACAACCGCTCGGGGGGCCTATTTTCCCGCCGCCCGTATTCGGGGAATcccttccttttccttttcGACAACAAGCCAGCAAACACCTTGGTGCTTCGAGGGCCGAATCCCAGGTCTTCTGATTTTgagtgattgatttttttttgggggggggggggtcgagacACTTGGCTGCAGGTTCAATGCGGAAGTGGCGACGCGGCACGCGGGCCTGACATTTGCGGCCCGTCCAGCTTTCAGTTCGCACCGGAACCTTCTTGGAGCCTTGGCGACATTCCAACACTTGAGGCCTTGTGATTTCATTCCAATCATCTCGCCCGTGAATCGAAATGCTTCAAAAGAAGCTGAGCCTTGGTCAAATTGAAAGCGCGGCCACCACTGGACaatcttacaatacaatacatgctgatttatatagcgctttcacagcagcggcagctgtaacaaagcgcttaacaaaacatttaaagtaaaataataaacacaacaatcTTCAACGGAGAGAGCGAGGGGATTTTGttcccctccccaaaaatatgaatgagGAGCGGAAGACGTCACTGGACGTCATGCTGCAGcattcggttttttttttgtggggggggggggtcgtttctCTTTCAAAAACGAAAAAATGTCCCCGCGTGGGGTTGTCTCGTTTGTGCACTTTGATTGTCGTATTTGCCACACGTTGCTTTGCTTTCTCTTTTTCGTTGGCTTTGGCTTTTCCTTTCAGGGCGCCTCACGCGCAAACTAGCGCGTTCCTGCATTGCGTGCGTTCGACACGCCCACCCcgcgcgcgcacgcaaacacacaggcAAAGAAAGCGAACGCGCGTTGCCATTTCGTCTCCTTGCCACGAAATCCCCgcagccccaaaaaataaaccaaagtcTGTCACACGAAATCAATGTTTTCAGAACGAGTCGGAATCACGACGATGAGGATCACAATAAGAATTGATTAAATAAAATTGGCTAAGTTCGGTCATCATAAGAATAATGCTAACAATAAAGGAGGCGATAAAAAATATGAGGGGATGGAAGAAACAGAAAGACCGAGGTGCTCGCGCGCGCTTCCGAAGAAGAAAAGCGTGCTCAGCCtttgcacgcgcgcgcacacctcCGCGTATCGCTCTTATGCAACAATTACAACGAgcttcgtgaaaaaaaaactattagaagaaaaaaagaagacgatTGGTGCAGTCCACATATTAGACGGAGCCCGCCCGGCACGCATTCTGCGCGCAcggctaaaaatgacatcatttttttcgcctaatttttttcatgattcttttattttatttttttaaagacactaCAACAAAACGCGAGTATTATTGCAGAAAAAAGCGAGGCCTCGGCGTTGAGTTCGCAACGTTTGTGAGAAAgagcgcgctctctctctcacacacacacacacacacaaacacgcaaacacacacacacacgctcaggcGCGCGCGCAAACGAACATTTAAGTCTCACGCGCAAAAGGCCACTTTGGCACAAataaaggaggaagaggagcaagaTGAAGACGAGCAGGAGGAAGAAGGCAAGGGGGTGGGGATCCCCCTTTTTGGCGCACCCG carries:
- the nrn1a gene encoding neuritin, translating into MAGTLALMLVLHFGWLPQSALVSSARCDAVFKGFSDCLLQLGDNMANYPADLDDQQNLHKICTYWDDFHSCASTALSDCQEGASDLWEKLKKESRSLDFRGSLFELCGGGNGAPSGRGPARAFLVLLPSLLTWLLAL